In Sedimenticola thiotaurini, the following proteins share a genomic window:
- a CDS encoding nitric oxide reductase activation protein NorD: protein MEEKVGELWHRIITRMANTRYPDAAVHLEEIELRIGILFRALGGDGGLEVSAAPATRHGARRGLLARVAGSNKRVELAWRDQRSLRLPATIDYFPHRQLNHYLYTWLAALAVGDHQEEEAWIAKNQRLTVKTLHDYPGITSRYQQLVEAHLAERMPADRLPPSEAAQETAIRQALLKPGSIDRLPSANRPPQPVPLWLHPFPPITAPGSADTPDQEGGRGHGETKEIDDQQRHTAERAKKPDKEDQGLITIRMENIFTWGEFMNLDRGSEENDDLDSAADALKDMDSLSVSRDAKASAGKLRFDLDLPSEANDDRVLGEGILLPEWDFKKQKLVPEQCRILPMMAADARSMELPERLRRTAKKLRAQFQHLTPARIWHRGQQDGCEIDLDAYLRFASDRAAGHTSTSDGLYRDLRVGARDLACLLLADLSLSTDTWVNDHSRVIDVIRDSLFLFAESLSATGDQFAMYGFSSRKRDPVRVHQLKNFDEHYCGTVRGRIDAIKPGYYTRMGAAIRHSSNILREQPAGRRLLLILTDGKPNDLDKYEGRYGIEDTRQAIHEARQQGLQPFCVTIDARANDYLPYLFGSGSYVVIHKPSQLPRELPLLYAKLTA, encoded by the coding sequence ATGGAAGAGAAAGTTGGCGAACTCTGGCACCGCATCATTACCCGTATGGCGAACACCCGGTATCCGGATGCGGCGGTGCACCTGGAGGAGATCGAACTGCGCATCGGCATTCTGTTCCGTGCCCTGGGCGGCGATGGCGGCCTGGAGGTCTCCGCCGCACCAGCCACCCGTCACGGTGCCCGGCGGGGTCTGCTGGCCCGTGTGGCCGGCAGCAACAAACGGGTCGAACTGGCCTGGCGTGATCAACGCTCACTGCGACTGCCAGCCACCATCGACTACTTTCCCCACCGGCAACTCAACCACTACCTCTATACCTGGCTGGCGGCTCTGGCGGTCGGGGATCACCAGGAGGAAGAGGCGTGGATCGCCAAGAACCAGCGCCTGACAGTAAAAACGTTGCACGATTACCCCGGCATAACCAGCCGCTACCAGCAGCTGGTGGAGGCCCATCTGGCGGAGCGTATGCCGGCGGATCGTTTACCACCCTCAGAAGCTGCCCAGGAGACCGCTATTCGCCAGGCCCTGCTGAAACCCGGCAGCATCGACCGGCTGCCGTCTGCCAACAGACCACCACAGCCGGTGCCTCTCTGGCTGCACCCCTTCCCGCCCATTACGGCCCCCGGCAGCGCTGACACACCAGACCAGGAAGGGGGGCGTGGCCATGGCGAAACCAAGGAGATCGACGACCAGCAACGGCACACGGCGGAGCGCGCCAAAAAACCGGATAAAGAGGACCAGGGCCTGATCACCATTCGGATGGAAAATATCTTCACCTGGGGCGAATTCATGAACCTGGATCGGGGCTCGGAAGAGAACGATGATCTGGACAGCGCCGCCGACGCCCTCAAGGATATGGACAGCCTCAGTGTCAGCCGCGATGCCAAGGCGTCGGCCGGCAAACTGCGCTTCGACCTGGACCTGCCCTCGGAGGCCAATGATGACCGGGTTCTTGGCGAAGGTATTCTGTTGCCGGAGTGGGACTTTAAGAAACAGAAACTGGTACCGGAACAGTGCCGCATCCTGCCCATGATGGCGGCCGATGCGCGCTCCATGGAGCTACCCGAGCGGCTGCGCAGAACAGCTAAAAAACTGCGTGCCCAGTTTCAGCACCTGACACCGGCCCGCATCTGGCACCGGGGCCAGCAGGACGGCTGTGAGATCGACCTGGATGCCTATCTGCGCTTTGCCAGTGATCGGGCGGCGGGCCACACCTCCACCAGTGACGGACTCTACCGGGATCTGCGGGTTGGTGCCCGGGACCTGGCCTGTCTGCTGCTGGCCGATCTGTCTCTCTCAACCGACACCTGGGTCAATGACCACAGCCGGGTCATTGACGTGATCCGTGATTCACTGTTCCTGTTCGCCGAAAGCCTCTCCGCCACCGGCGATCAGTTCGCCATGTATGGCTTCTCCTCCCGCAAACGGGATCCGGTCCGGGTCCATCAGTTGAAAAACTTCGATGAACACTACTGCGGCACTGTCCGGGGTCGTATCGATGCCATAAAGCCGGGCTATTACACCCGCATGGGTGCAGCTATAAGACACAGCAGCAACATCCTGCGGGAACAACCCGCCGGTCGCCGGCTGTTGCTGATTCTGACCGATGGAAAACCCAATGACCTGGATAAATATGAGGGGCGCTACGGCATTGAAGATACCCGTCAGGCTATCCATGAAGCCCGTCAGCAGGGACTGCAACCCTTCTGCGTCACTATCGATGCCCGGGCAAATGACTACCTGCCCTACCTGTTTGGTAGCGGCAGTTATGTGGTAATCCACAAGCCATCCCAACTACCCCGTGAATTGCCACTGCTGTACGCAAAACTGACCGCCTGA
- a CDS encoding NapC/NirT family cytochrome c has protein sequence MAVILGLVFIAGIIFTGLFNIGLSSTNEMEFCTSCHSMQVNLEEYKESAHYLNTSGVRATCSDCHVPKEFGPKIVAKVVAVKDVFHEIIGTIDTREKFEAHRWDMASRVWAKMKATDSRECRSCHNFDQMDLSSQSRIARKRHSKAVDEGLTCIDCHKGIAHMEPDEPEEPSEDRG, from the coding sequence ATGGCAGTTATCCTTGGGCTGGTATTTATCGCGGGGATAATCTTTACCGGACTGTTCAATATCGGACTATCTTCAACTAACGAAATGGAGTTCTGTACCTCTTGCCACTCCATGCAGGTCAATCTTGAAGAGTATAAAGAGTCGGCCCATTACCTGAACACATCAGGTGTGCGGGCCACCTGTTCCGATTGTCATGTCCCCAAGGAGTTCGGCCCCAAGATTGTCGCCAAAGTGGTGGCCGTCAAAGATGTGTTCCATGAGATTATCGGCACCATTGATACCCGGGAGAAGTTTGAAGCTCACCGTTGGGATATGGCGAGCCGGGTATGGGCCAAGATGAAGGCCACCGATTCCCGGGAGTGCCGCAGTTGTCACAACTTTGATCAGATGGACCTGAGCAGCCAGAGCCGCATAGCCCGAAAGCGCCACTCAAAAGCGGTGGACGAAGGACTGACCTGCATCGACTGCCATAAAGGGATTGCCCATATGGAGCCGGATGAACCTGAAGAACCAAGCGAAGACAGGGGTTGA
- a CDS encoding 4Fe-4S binding protein, producing MGLIKRATRQQINRFWFQTGFFCLFILAPPLDLFRFDLTRNHFFFLGQHWTLGLDAFISGDIGPGQAAINLIFRGFLPIVLVGGGLIWTAWRYGRLYCGWLCPHFSVVETINRLMYRASGKPSIWEKNPLPELQANGTIQKPDRRFWPVTVLAALFFAFLWALSLLTYLLPPVEIYHNLLTLSLTPNQMRFLGIGTLLLFIEFMFARHLFCRFGCAVGLFQSLAWMANDRGMVVGFDRQRASLCSDCNNACDNACPMRLKPRSVKRKMFTCTECAQCISACTQVQAQQARPGLLSWVADQQAMAAVTGRDISSRPKPSPSGTNHRQPSAPISTSCQEP from the coding sequence ATGGGTCTGATCAAACGCGCAACCCGGCAGCAGATCAACCGGTTCTGGTTCCAGACCGGATTTTTCTGCCTGTTTATACTGGCCCCGCCCCTGGATCTGTTTCGCTTTGATCTGACCCGGAACCATTTCTTCTTCCTGGGGCAGCACTGGACATTGGGGCTGGATGCTTTTATCAGCGGCGATATCGGGCCCGGACAGGCGGCGATCAATCTCATATTTCGGGGCTTTTTGCCCATCGTGCTGGTGGGCGGAGGGCTGATCTGGACCGCCTGGCGCTATGGCAGACTCTACTGCGGCTGGCTCTGTCCCCATTTTTCCGTGGTGGAGACCATCAACAGACTGATGTACCGGGCCAGCGGTAAACCCAGTATCTGGGAGAAAAATCCACTGCCGGAGCTACAGGCCAACGGCACCATACAGAAACCGGATCGGCGTTTCTGGCCCGTCACCGTGCTGGCAGCCCTCTTTTTTGCCTTTCTCTGGGCGTTATCCCTGCTCACCTATCTGTTGCCGCCGGTGGAGATCTACCACAATCTGCTGACCCTCTCCCTGACTCCCAACCAGATGCGCTTTCTGGGTATTGGCACCCTGTTGTTATTCATCGAGTTCATGTTCGCCCGGCACCTGTTCTGTCGTTTCGGTTGTGCGGTGGGTCTGTTTCAGAGCCTCGCCTGGATGGCCAATGACAGGGGCATGGTGGTGGGATTCGATCGCCAGCGGGCCAGTCTCTGCTCAGACTGCAACAATGCCTGCGACAACGCCTGCCCCATGCGACTCAAGCCCCGTTCGGTGAAACGCAAAATGTTCACCTGTACCGAATGCGCCCAGTGCATCTCCGCCTGTACCCAGGTACAGGCGCAACAGGCCCGCCCCGGTCTGCTCAGCTGGGTTGCTGATCAACAGGCGATGGCAGCTGTCACAGGACGTGATATCTCAAGCAGGCCCAAGCCATCCCCTTCCGGTACAAACCATCGGCAACCCTCTGCGCCGATCTCCACCAGTTGCCAGGAACCCTAG
- a CDS encoding c-type cytochrome, which translates to MAQAFTKTMARNIFYGGSAFFFLLFLALTFDSVSQLPNRDNRAALEGPVGQQVAKGKMLWEENNCIGCHTLLGEGAYFAPELGNVYKRFGNSKDGIIGFIKSRPVNGIPGRRSMPQFNFDDDELDAIAEFLKYVSEINAADWPPNIQG; encoded by the coding sequence ATGGCTCAGGCCTTCACAAAGACCATGGCGCGGAACATCTTTTATGGTGGTTCTGCGTTTTTTTTCCTCCTCTTCCTGGCCCTGACCTTTGATTCGGTCAGCCAACTGCCCAACCGCGATAACCGGGCCGCACTCGAAGGCCCGGTCGGCCAACAGGTCGCCAAGGGCAAGATGCTCTGGGAAGAGAACAACTGTATCGGCTGTCACACACTGCTCGGCGAGGGCGCCTATTTCGCGCCCGAACTGGGCAATGTCTACAAGCGCTTCGGCAACTCCAAAGACGGCATTATCGGCTTTATCAAGAGCCGCCCCGTCAACGGGATTCCCGGGCGACGCAGCATGCCTCAGTTCAACTTCGACGATGATGAGCTCGATGCCATCGCCGAGTTCCTGAAGTATGTCTCCGAGATCAATGCCGCCGACTGGCCGCCAAACATTCAGGGTTAA
- a CDS encoding c-type cytochrome → MAYKTLTRAALVAGLAVGAAFTATAADKPKTMMGADAAMLANTCAGCHGTNGNSMGPAAPSIAGLSPDYFEETMVGFASGEIPATIMDRIAKGYIEEEIKAMAQFYAGKNMVKAKQSFDADLAAKGAKLHDKYCEKCHADGGQSADDDAGVLAGQWTPYVNWTLADYKAGDRVATKKMKKQLSRLLEREGSDGVIALLNYYASQQK, encoded by the coding sequence ATGGCGTATAAAACTTTAACAAGGGCCGCACTGGTCGCTGGACTCGCAGTTGGTGCTGCGTTCACAGCCACGGCAGCGGACAAACCAAAGACAATGATGGGCGCAGATGCCGCCATGCTTGCCAACACCTGTGCCGGTTGCCACGGAACCAACGGCAACAGCATGGGCCCCGCAGCACCCAGTATTGCGGGACTCTCTCCAGACTACTTTGAGGAGACCATGGTGGGCTTTGCCAGCGGCGAGATTCCGGCAACCATCATGGACCGTATCGCCAAGGGATACATTGAAGAAGAGATCAAGGCCATGGCACAGTTCTATGCCGGTAAAAACATGGTCAAGGCAAAGCAGTCATTCGATGCCGATCTGGCTGCCAAAGGTGCCAAGCTGCACGACAAGTATTGTGAGAAATGCCACGCCGACGGTGGCCAGTCCGCAGATGACGATGCTGGCGTACTGGCGGGCCAGTGGACACCCTACGTCAACTGGACCCTGGCGGACTACAAGGCGGGTGATCGGGTAGCCACCAAAAAGATGAAGAAACAACTCTCCCGATTGCTGGAACGGGAAGGCAGCGACGGTGTCATTGCACTCCTCAACTACTACGCCAGCCAGCAGAAATAA
- a CDS encoding cytochrome c — protein sequence MVKKSAVWWMAICLLTGIGDSVAAEKWLTLPPASIAQWYKPQNERQVWLHTMFSLRREMQAITEYAAADEQALTRKWIERFAGHYLKIAEMVPEWKDELEYQWLERLQLAAGAGDRDGIERALRKIGQGCNACHREYRAVTAMLYRTPEFGNISIKSSADGSTEQFADVMEQLSLLVNRIKIATDDDRHGVALSSLRELRSRLDDLGESCASCHKDPAPRERFLGTLTSAALQDLERGIKQGDKKLAGRSLGGAAVYACARCHAVHRAPYDMRETLLP from the coding sequence ATGGTTAAAAAAAGTGCGGTATGGTGGATGGCGATCTGTCTGTTAACCGGTATCGGTGACAGTGTGGCGGCGGAGAAGTGGCTGACCCTGCCGCCGGCCAGTATCGCCCAGTGGTACAAGCCGCAGAATGAGCGCCAGGTCTGGCTCCACACCATGTTCAGCCTGAGACGGGAGATGCAGGCCATTACTGAATATGCGGCGGCTGATGAGCAGGCGCTGACCCGGAAATGGATTGAACGTTTCGCCGGCCATTATCTGAAGATTGCCGAGATGGTGCCGGAGTGGAAGGATGAACTGGAGTATCAGTGGCTGGAACGTCTGCAACTGGCGGCAGGTGCGGGTGACCGGGATGGCATTGAGCGGGCACTGCGCAAGATCGGCCAGGGGTGTAACGCCTGCCATCGTGAATACCGGGCAGTGACTGCCATGCTCTACCGGACACCGGAGTTCGGAAACATCAGCATAAAGAGTTCCGCTGATGGATCGACTGAACAGTTTGCCGATGTGATGGAACAGCTGTCGCTGCTGGTCAACCGGATCAAGATCGCCACGGATGACGACAGGCATGGCGTGGCGCTGAGTTCCCTGCGAGAGTTGCGCTCCAGGCTGGATGACCTGGGGGAGAGTTGTGCCAGTTGTCACAAGGATCCGGCACCCCGGGAACGTTTCCTGGGGACGCTCACCAGCGCAGCGTTACAGGATCTGGAGCGGGGCATCAAGCAGGGTGATAAAAAACTGGCCGGACGTTCGCTGGGTGGGGCGGCGGTATACGCCTGCGCCCGTTGCCATGCGGTACACCGCGCCCCTTACGACATGCGTGAAACCCTGCTGCCCTAG
- a CDS encoding cytochrome C oxidase subunit IV family protein gives MSNKPFLGILPSTWVYGILILLTFVTYSIGEQGLGGLQISLLVLGIAIIKGHLVGSYFMGLGQLRGLWRWPVSVWLIIPGALIATAFTLSY, from the coding sequence ATGAGCAACAAACCTTTTCTCGGCATACTCCCCAGCACCTGGGTATACGGCATCCTGATCCTGTTGACCTTTGTCACCTACTCGATCGGTGAACAGGGGTTGGGCGGTCTCCAGATCTCCCTGCTGGTGCTGGGCATCGCCATTATCAAGGGCCATCTGGTGGGCAGTTATTTCATGGGACTTGGCCAACTGCGTGGACTGTGGCGCTGGCCTGTGTCAGTCTGGCTGATCATCCCCGGCGCTCTGATCGCCACTGCCTTCACGTTATCTTATTAA
- a CDS encoding nitrite reductase, which translates to MKGLLSICLTFGLLGICSLTMASTPISTDTLYKQHCAECHGADRLGIMGPALLPENLKRLRKKSAIQVIRDGRVATQMPAFGDKLDKEQIQSLVELVYTPLDRVPTWGMAQIRASQIIYHQPGSLPDRPLFEAAIDNLFMVVELGDHHATLLNGDTFEPIFRLPTRFALHGGPKWADGGRYIYFASRDGWISKFDVFNLTYVAEVRAGINSRNLAVSHDGRYVIVANYLPHTLTVLDARDLSPIKVIEAKDKQGNSSRVSAVYTADPRNSFVAALKDIPEVWEISYLDEPPAGFSGWVHDYNQESGDARKEEPFALRRIQVKDYLDDFFMTQSYDQIIGTTRNGSGQVVDLDLKRAVANVALPGMPHLSSGITWQYRDRTVLATPNIKQGQVSIIDTKTWEVIKQIRTDGPGFFIRSHEQSPYAWVDVFFGPHRDRMHVINKQTLEIVKTLVPAPGKTSAHVEFTKDGRYALVSIWDDDGGLVIYDANTLEEVKRLPMKKPSGKYNVHNKLTRSAGTSH; encoded by the coding sequence ATGAAAGGGCTGTTATCCATCTGTCTGACGTTCGGTCTGTTGGGCATCTGCAGCCTGACCATGGCGAGCACCCCAATCTCCACTGACACCCTGTATAAACAGCACTGCGCCGAGTGTCATGGCGCCGACCGGCTCGGCATCATGGGCCCGGCCCTGCTGCCGGAGAACCTGAAACGGCTGCGTAAGAAGAGTGCCATCCAGGTGATCCGGGATGGTCGCGTCGCCACCCAGATGCCGGCCTTCGGAGATAAACTGGATAAGGAACAGATCCAGTCCCTGGTGGAGCTGGTCTATACCCCGCTGGATCGGGTTCCCACCTGGGGCATGGCCCAGATCAGGGCCAGCCAGATTATCTACCATCAGCCCGGCTCACTGCCCGACCGGCCGCTGTTCGAGGCCGCTATCGACAACCTGTTCATGGTGGTGGAACTGGGGGATCACCACGCCACCCTGCTGAACGGTGACACCTTCGAGCCGATCTTCCGCCTGCCTACCCGCTTCGCCCTGCACGGTGGACCCAAATGGGCCGACGGGGGACGCTATATCTATTTCGCCTCCCGGGACGGCTGGATCAGCAAGTTCGATGTGTTCAACCTCACCTACGTGGCCGAGGTGCGCGCCGGCATCAACAGCCGCAACCTGGCGGTCTCCCACGACGGCCGTTATGTGATCGTGGCCAACTACCTGCCCCACACCCTGACTGTGCTGGATGCCCGGGATCTCTCCCCCATCAAGGTGATTGAAGCCAAGGACAAGCAGGGCAACAGCTCCCGGGTCAGCGCCGTCTACACCGCCGACCCCCGCAACAGCTTTGTAGCGGCCCTGAAAGATATCCCCGAGGTGTGGGAGATCAGTTACCTGGACGAACCACCGGCCGGCTTCTCCGGCTGGGTACACGACTACAACCAGGAGTCCGGCGACGCCCGCAAGGAGGAGCCGTTTGCCCTGCGGCGCATTCAGGTAAAGGATTACCTGGACGACTTTTTCATGACCCAGAGTTATGACCAGATCATCGGCACCACCCGCAACGGTTCCGGCCAGGTGGTGGATCTGGATCTGAAGCGGGCCGTGGCCAACGTGGCACTGCCCGGCATGCCCCACCTCAGCTCCGGTATTACCTGGCAGTACCGGGATCGTACCGTACTGGCCACCCCCAACATCAAACAGGGCCAGGTCTCCATCATCGACACCAAAACCTGGGAAGTGATCAAGCAGATCCGGACCGATGGCCCCGGATTCTTCATCCGCAGTCACGAACAGAGCCCCTACGCCTGGGTGGATGTGTTTTTCGGTCCCCACCGGGACCGTATGCACGTGATCAACAAGCAGACCCTGGAGATCGTCAAGACCCTGGTTCCGGCACCCGGTAAAACCTCCGCCCACGTGGAGTTCACCAAGGATGGCAGGTATGCCCTGGTGAGCATCTGGGACGATGATGGCGGGCTGGTCATCTACGACGCCAACACGCTGGAAGAGGTGAAACGCTTGCCCATGAAAAAGCCATCGGGTAAATACAACGTACACAACAAGCTGACCCGCTCGGCGGGCACCAGCCACTAG
- a CDS encoding cytochrome c oxidase subunit 3 family protein, with the protein MTEAVDTLNSDQLPEATDQPNRYPPGDLAIWIFILAELSVFAVFFGAYAFTRMNHVALFNEFQLHLDRQAALINTLALITSSYFVVRAVSAIKQNNSIACSRWLVAAMFMGAVFLVVKSAEYSHHIELGINLSTNTFYMFYLSLTFFHFMHVIMGMVILAAVALKAKRGGYSVQEHTGVETGASYWHMVDLVWLILFPLVYVMR; encoded by the coding sequence ATGACAGAGGCGGTAGACACACTCAATTCCGATCAGCTGCCAGAGGCTACTGATCAGCCAAACCGTTATCCACCGGGAGACCTGGCGATCTGGATCTTCATTCTGGCGGAGCTGTCGGTATTCGCGGTCTTTTTTGGCGCCTACGCCTTCACCCGCATGAATCATGTTGCCCTGTTCAATGAGTTCCAGCTCCATCTGGATCGCCAGGCGGCCCTGATCAATACCCTGGCCCTGATCACCAGCTCCTATTTCGTGGTGCGCGCGGTATCCGCCATCAAACAGAACAACAGCATCGCCTGCAGCCGTTGGCTGGTTGCCGCCATGTTCATGGGGGCGGTTTTCCTGGTGGTGAAATCAGCCGAATACAGCCACCACATCGAACTGGGGATCAATCTCAGCACCAACACCTTCTACATGTTCTACCTCTCCCTCACCTTCTTCCACTTTATGCACGTCATCATGGGCATGGTGATCCTGGCAGCCGTCGCACTGAAGGCGAAAAGAGGTGGCTATTCCGTACAGGAGCACACCGGCGTCGAGACCGGCGCCTCCTACTGGCATATGGTGGACCTGGTGTGGTTGATCCTGTTCCCACTCGTTTACGTCATGCGCTGA
- a CDS encoding thermonuclease family protein, which translates to MMKSYLLPLITLFAWSSISLGEQSSHYPLVAIEDGDTITVQVGEHVKRLQLAGIDAPEDQANPKLSRDLERTGLSSDMLLELGNAATAHLKQLISPGDQIQVVGDLTRSDRYGRIPVFVYKDHHSLNLMMVSDGYAVVLSRATIAEDIKTELTARQQQAQAEKRGLWGSHQAAALRWSGQ; encoded by the coding sequence ATGATGAAAAGTTACCTTCTGCCACTGATTACCCTGTTCGCCTGGAGCTCCATCAGCTTGGGAGAGCAGAGCAGCCACTATCCGCTGGTGGCGATCGAGGATGGCGATACCATCACAGTACAGGTCGGGGAGCACGTGAAGCGTCTGCAACTGGCCGGCATTGATGCACCGGAGGATCAGGCCAATCCAAAACTGAGCCGGGATCTGGAGCGCACCGGCCTGTCATCCGATATGCTGCTGGAGTTGGGCAATGCCGCCACAGCACATCTCAAACAGCTGATTTCACCGGGCGATCAGATCCAGGTGGTGGGGGATCTGACCCGCAGCGACCGCTACGGTCGCATACCGGTGTTTGTCTACAAGGATCACCACTCGCTGAACCTGATGATGGTGAGTGACGGTTACGCGGTGGTGCTGTCACGGGCCACCATTGCCGAGGATATCAAGACCGAACTGACAGCCCGCCAGCAGCAGGCGCAGGCTGAAAAGCGGGGACTCTGGGGATCCCACCAAGCGGCAGCGCTGCGCTGGAGCGGTCAGTAA
- a CDS encoding ankyrin repeat domain-containing protein gives MKLNWIFVLLLDWVIITSAFAGDSPREVEYRLAASIGDIDTVARLLDEGVDVDSANQFGVTALMMAIQNDNFETTAYLLTRGADVNAKATVGCTALTFAAENGHAALTAMLLERGADLNARTRAGWDSLAIAARYGLTDIVEQLLYKGANPNQGDNHGRTALMHAAEKNHAETAAKLIEWGADLEARDAQGSSALIIAADKGHLEVIQTLLDKGANVNARDHDGATALIWAVGRGKLAAVELLLRRKADVNIADNDGITALMEAVSLRDEELVKLLLINDADITLTDKQGRSAADIARKKRNDRVISLLADHARTHPEHP, from the coding sequence ATGAAGCTGAATTGGATCTTCGTTCTACTGCTAGACTGGGTAATCATCACATCTGCGTTCGCGGGAGATAGCCCCCGGGAAGTTGAGTATCGACTGGCCGCGAGTATCGGTGATATCGATACCGTGGCCCGACTGCTGGATGAAGGGGTGGACGTGGACAGCGCCAATCAGTTCGGTGTCACCGCTCTGATGATGGCTATCCAGAATGACAATTTCGAAACCACCGCCTACCTGCTGACCCGGGGTGCTGATGTCAATGCCAAAGCCACCGTCGGCTGCACCGCCCTCACCTTTGCGGCGGAAAATGGCCACGCCGCCCTGACCGCCATGCTGCTGGAACGGGGTGCCGATCTGAATGCCAGAACCCGCGCCGGTTGGGACTCTCTCGCCATAGCGGCCCGTTATGGTCTGACCGATATCGTTGAACAGCTGCTCTACAAGGGGGCGAACCCCAATCAGGGCGACAACCACGGGCGCACCGCACTGATGCATGCCGCCGAAAAAAATCATGCTGAAACCGCCGCCAAGCTGATCGAGTGGGGTGCCGACCTGGAAGCCCGCGATGCGCAGGGCAGTTCGGCTCTGATAATTGCCGCAGACAAGGGGCACCTGGAGGTCATTCAAACACTACTGGACAAAGGTGCCAACGTGAATGCCCGGGACCATGATGGGGCCACAGCCCTGATCTGGGCAGTGGGCCGGGGTAAACTGGCTGCGGTTGAACTGCTACTGCGTCGTAAGGCGGATGTGAACATAGCCGACAACGACGGGATCACTGCCCTGATGGAGGCGGTATCCCTGCGGGACGAAGAGCTGGTTAAACTGCTGCTGATCAATGACGCGGATATCACACTGACCGACAAACAGGGACGCAGCGCGGCTGATATTGCCCGCAAGAAACGGAACGACCGGGTAATCTCACTGCTGGCGGATCATGCACGGACCCATCCAGAGCACCCATAG
- a CDS encoding protein nirD, which yields MGDTEVNCLYCGKKIDNDVAECPHCGAVSHFQTRGYRAGARPRFILFWIGLVLFCLFLVFWLPR from the coding sequence ATGGGCGATACAGAGGTCAACTGTCTCTATTGCGGCAAGAAAATCGATAATGACGTGGCTGAGTGCCCGCACTGTGGCGCTGTCTCCCATTTTCAGACCCGGGGCTACCGGGCCGGCGCCCGGCCAAGGTTTATCCTGTTCTGGATCGGCCTGGTGCTGTTCTGCCTGTTCCTCGTCTTCTGGTTACCCCGGTAA
- a CDS encoding CbbQ/NirQ/NorQ/GpvN family protein: MSNAPQAASQTLAPATPFYKPQGNEVELFQHAFKHQLPMLIKGPTGCGKTRFINYMAAQLGRPVYTVACHDDLTAADLVGRHLIGENGTYWSDGPLTRAVREGAICYLDEVVEARKDTTVVLHPLTDDRRILPIERTGEILHAPPEFMLVVSYNPGYQNLLKGMKPSTRQRFVAARFDFPSSDLEQEVIIGETGIDTATAKRLVNLANSLRALKDHDLEEAASTRLLVYTATLILGGYDPVEACRAAMVEPLTDDDETTAALMEIVQIAFGK; encoded by the coding sequence ATGAGTAACGCACCCCAGGCCGCAAGCCAGACTCTGGCGCCCGCAACGCCATTTTACAAACCCCAGGGCAACGAAGTTGAGCTGTTTCAACACGCCTTCAAACACCAGTTGCCGATGCTGATCAAGGGACCGACCGGCTGTGGCAAAACCCGTTTCATCAACTACATGGCTGCCCAACTGGGTCGACCGGTCTATACCGTGGCCTGTCATGATGACCTGACCGCCGCTGATCTGGTGGGGCGCCACCTGATCGGGGAAAACGGCACCTACTGGAGCGATGGCCCCCTGACCCGGGCGGTTCGGGAAGGTGCGATCTGCTACCTGGACGAAGTGGTGGAGGCACGCAAGGACACCACGGTGGTGCTGCATCCGTTGACCGATGACCGTCGCATTCTGCCCATCGAGCGCACCGGCGAAATTCTCCATGCACCGCCCGAGTTCATGCTGGTGGTCTCCTATAATCCCGGTTATCAGAATCTGCTCAAGGGGATGAAACCGAGTACCCGGCAACGTTTCGTAGCGGCACGGTTTGACTTCCCCAGCAGCGATCTGGAGCAGGAGGTGATAATCGGCGAAACCGGTATCGATACCGCCACCGCCAAACGGCTGGTCAACCTGGCCAACAGCCTGCGCGCGCTCAAGGATCACGATCTGGAAGAGGCGGCATCGACCCGCCTGCTGGTCTACACAGCAACCCTGATTCTCGGTGGTTATGACCCTGTGGAGGCCTGTCGTGCCGCCATGGTGGAACCGTTGACGGATGACGATGAGACTACCGCGGCGCTGATGGAAATTGTCCAGATCGCTTTTGGCAAATAG